A single window of Vibrio campbellii CAIM 519 = NBRC 15631 = ATCC 25920 DNA harbors:
- the nrdD gene encoding anaerobic ribonucleoside-triphosphate reductase: MKPIVIKRDGSRAPFNRDRIQAAVEAAAENKDKDVAIYALNVALAVELQLQDHDEVHIHEIQDLVENELMQGPYKALARSYIEYRHDRDIAREKQNALTREIEGLIEESNLDLINENANKDGKVIPTQRDLLAGIVAKHYAKTHILPRDVVQAHEVGDIHYHDLDYAPFFPMFNCMLIDLKGMLTHGFKMGNAEIDTPKSISTATAVTAQIIAQVASHIYGGTTINRIDEVLEPYVITSYEKHLEIAKEWNIAEPEEFANARTEKECYDAFQSLEYEVNTLHTANGQTPFVTFGFGLGTSCASRLIQKSILKNRIAGLGKNRKTAVFPKLVFGIKDGLNHKSEDPNYDIKQLALECASKRMYPDILNYDKVVEVTGSFKTPMGCRSFLGTYEENGELIHEGRNNIGVVSLNLPRIAIRANGSEEKFYELLNDRLRLARKALETRISRLENVKARVAPILYMEGACGVRLKADDSIADIFKNGRASISLGYIGVHETINALFGTEAHVYDDAVLREKAVAIIKHLKDTVNGWAEDTGYGFSLYATPSENLCSRFCRIDAKEFGVIEGVTDKGYYTNSFHLDVEKKVNPYDKIDFEMPYPEISSGGFICYGEFPNMQRNVEALENVWDYSYTRVPYYGTNTPIDECYECGYNGEFDCTSKGFTCPSCGNHDSTKVSVTRRVCGYLGSPDARPFNFGKQEEVKRRVKHL; this comes from the coding sequence GTTGCAGCTTCAGGATCACGATGAAGTTCACATTCATGAGATTCAAGACTTAGTCGAAAATGAACTCATGCAAGGTCCTTACAAAGCCCTAGCACGTTCTTACATTGAATACCGCCATGATCGCGACATCGCTCGTGAGAAGCAAAATGCACTCACTCGCGAAATCGAAGGCCTGATTGAAGAAAGTAACCTAGACCTAATCAACGAGAACGCGAACAAAGACGGTAAAGTAATTCCGACTCAACGTGACTTGTTGGCTGGTATCGTAGCGAAACACTACGCGAAGACACACATCCTTCCTCGCGATGTGGTTCAAGCGCACGAAGTGGGTGACATTCACTACCACGATTTGGATTACGCTCCGTTCTTCCCAATGTTTAACTGTATGCTTATCGATCTTAAAGGCATGCTAACGCACGGCTTTAAAATGGGTAACGCTGAGATTGATACTCCTAAATCAATCTCGACTGCAACAGCAGTAACAGCACAGATCATTGCTCAAGTAGCGAGCCACATTTACGGCGGCACAACCATCAACCGTATTGATGAAGTTCTAGAACCGTACGTAATCACAAGCTACGAGAAACACCTAGAGATTGCAAAAGAGTGGAACATTGCTGAACCAGAAGAGTTCGCAAATGCACGCACTGAGAAAGAGTGTTACGACGCGTTCCAATCTCTAGAATACGAAGTAAACACGCTACACACAGCGAACGGTCAAACACCATTCGTTACGTTCGGTTTTGGTCTTGGTACAAGCTGCGCATCACGCCTTATCCAGAAATCGATTCTGAAGAACCGCATTGCAGGTCTAGGTAAGAACCGTAAAACAGCGGTATTCCCTAAACTGGTATTCGGCATCAAAGATGGCTTGAACCACAAATCAGAAGATCCAAACTACGACATCAAGCAACTTGCGCTTGAGTGTGCGTCTAAGCGTATGTACCCAGACATTCTTAACTACGACAAAGTAGTGGAAGTAACGGGTTCATTCAAAACGCCAATGGGCTGTCGTAGCTTCCTTGGTACTTACGAAGAAAACGGCGAGTTGATTCACGAAGGTCGTAACAACATTGGTGTAGTAAGCTTGAACCTTCCTCGCATCGCTATTCGTGCAAACGGCAGTGAAGAGAAATTCTACGAGCTTCTAAACGATCGCCTACGTCTTGCACGTAAAGCACTAGAAACACGTATCTCTCGTCTAGAAAACGTGAAAGCACGTGTTGCTCCGATCCTTTACATGGAAGGTGCGTGTGGTGTTCGTCTGAAAGCAGACGACTCAATCGCAGATATCTTCAAGAACGGTCGTGCGTCTATTTCTCTTGGTTACATCGGTGTACACGAGACAATCAACGCGCTATTCGGTACAGAAGCGCACGTTTACGATGACGCTGTTCTACGTGAAAAAGCAGTAGCAATCATCAAGCACCTGAAAGACACAGTAAACGGTTGGGCAGAAGATACTGGTTACGGTTTCAGCCTATACGCGACGCCAAGTGAAAACCTATGTAGCCGTTTCTGCCGCATCGACGCGAAAGAATTCGGTGTAATTGAAGGCGTAACAGACAAAGGTTACTACACCAACAGCTTCCACCTAGATGTTGAAAAGAAGGTGAACCCATACGACAAGATCGACTTTGAGATGCCTTACCCAGAAATCTCAAGCGGCGGCTTTATCTGTTACGGCGAGTTCCCAAACATGCAACGTAACGTTGAAGCACTAGAAAACGTATGGGACTACAGTTACACCCGCGTACCTTACTACGGTACTAACACGCCAATTGATGAGTGTTACGAGTGTGGCTACAACGGCGAGTTTGACTGTACTAGTAAAGGCTTCACTTGCCCAAGCTGTGGCAACCATGACTCAACCAAAGTGTCAGTAACACGCCGCGTTTGTGGCTACCTAGGCAGCCCAGATGCGCGTCCGTTTAACTTCGGTAAGCAAGAAGAAGTGAAGCGTCGAGTTAAGCACCTGTAA
- a CDS encoding ATP-dependent zinc protease, whose protein sequence is MKNWKLILPLMMSGGLIACTSTPTTTEPVEPEKPVVEQPAEKPEVKPEVESKPEVKPEPTPETKPEKKPEPKPEKPATVQKTPDGMLILGAEEWVHIPAINQTFKGRVDTGATTSSISATEVVPFERDGKDWVQFKIDINGKASKEFKLPVERWAKIRQSSSEDVDKRPVVVAYIQVGDLKEQTEFTLTERGHMKFPILLGRSFFRDVAVVDVSKKYVQNKPSGK, encoded by the coding sequence ATGAAGAACTGGAAACTGATTCTGCCGCTAATGATGAGCGGTGGTCTTATTGCTTGTACGTCGACACCGACGACCACTGAGCCTGTTGAGCCAGAAAAACCAGTCGTGGAGCAACCGGCTGAAAAGCCGGAAGTAAAACCTGAAGTAGAGTCAAAACCTGAGGTGAAGCCGGAACCAACACCGGAAACGAAACCTGAGAAGAAGCCAGAACCTAAACCAGAAAAGCCAGCTACGGTACAGAAAACACCTGATGGCATGCTGATTCTAGGTGCGGAAGAGTGGGTGCACATTCCTGCTATTAACCAGACTTTCAAAGGTCGTGTTGATACCGGTGCAACAACATCTTCAATCAGTGCGACTGAAGTGGTTCCATTTGAGCGTGACGGTAAAGATTGGGTTCAGTTCAAAATTGACATCAATGGTAAGGCGAGCAAAGAGTTCAAACTGCCTGTTGAGCGCTGGGCTAAAATTCGTCAGTCTTCTTCAGAAGATGTCGACAAGCGCCCAGTTGTGGTTGCCTACATCCAAGTTGGCGACTTAAAAGAACAAACCGAGTTTACGTTAACAGAACGTGGTCATATGAAGTTCCCAATCTTGTTGGGGCGTAGCTTCTTCCGTGACGTTGCGGTTGTGGATGTATCTAAGAAATACGTCCAGAACAAACCAAGCGGTAAGTAA
- a CDS encoding DUF3069 domain-containing protein, whose product MSEATNNESKKIDLETISPELRKVIEFDEVPEQMFEMVTSIHEVSEEAVRESWNEMPASAQNILDNFEQFHALVSVGQAFAGLNVMEEFPTLNLPENMTDEDKEDYRAQLLDNVLHNCVKDMVKQLKKARRDPLLKREFKEVFVK is encoded by the coding sequence ATGTCAGAAGCAACTAACAACGAAAGCAAAAAAATCGATCTAGAAACTATTTCTCCAGAACTACGTAAAGTTATCGAATTTGACGAAGTTCCTGAGCAAATGTTTGAGATGGTTACCTCTATCCATGAAGTGTCTGAAGAAGCTGTTCGTGAATCTTGGAATGAAATGCCAGCAAGTGCACAAAACATTCTGGACAACTTCGAGCAATTCCACGCTCTAGTATCTGTAGGCCAAGCTTTCGCTGGTCTAAACGTAATGGAAGAATTCCCGACTCTAAACCTGCCAGAAAACATGACAGATGAAGATAAAGAAGACTACCGTGCTCAACTGCTAGACAATGTTCTACACAACTGCGTGAAAGACATGGTTAAGCAACTTAAGAAAGCACGTCGTGATCCTCTTCTTAAGCGTGAATTCAAAGAAGTATTCGTGAAGTAA
- the modB gene encoding molybdate ABC transporter permease subunit: MTELEYQALILSLKVGAYAVVWLIPLGIALAWLLSRKQFIGKSILDSLIHLPLVLPPVVIGYLLLISLGRQGFLGSWLYEHFGLVFSFNWKGAVIACIVVALPLMVRSVRLSLDNVDPKLEHAASTLGASPLKVFLTITLPLTIPGIITGTMLSFARSLGEFGATISFVSNIPGETQTIPLAMYNFIETPGAEMEAARLCIISIALALSTLMMSEWLNRKASARLGAKR; this comes from the coding sequence GTGACAGAACTTGAATACCAAGCCTTAATACTAAGCCTAAAAGTCGGCGCCTATGCCGTTGTTTGGTTAATACCACTCGGCATTGCTCTCGCTTGGTTACTTTCTCGAAAACAGTTTATCGGTAAATCCATTCTCGACAGTCTGATCCATTTACCTCTGGTATTGCCGCCAGTGGTGATTGGTTATCTATTGCTGATCTCATTAGGTCGACAGGGGTTTCTTGGCAGTTGGCTTTATGAACACTTTGGTTTGGTGTTCAGCTTCAACTGGAAGGGGGCGGTTATCGCTTGTATCGTTGTTGCGCTGCCTTTGATGGTGCGTTCCGTTCGCCTTAGCTTAGATAATGTTGATCCTAAACTAGAACACGCGGCTTCAACGTTAGGCGCATCACCTTTAAAGGTATTCCTTACCATCACGCTGCCTTTGACGATCCCAGGCATTATCACTGGCACTATGCTTTCTTTCGCTCGCAGCTTGGGCGAATTTGGAGCAACGATCAGCTTTGTTTCTAACATTCCCGGCGAGACCCAAACCATTCCTTTGGCGATGTACAACTTCATCGAAACGCCGGGAGCAGAGATGGAAGCCGCGCGCTTGTGCATCATTTCCATTGCTTTGGCTCTCTCGACATTAATGATGTCAGAGTGGTTAAATCGCAAGGCTTCAGCGCGTCTAGGAGCTAAACGATGA
- a CDS encoding AraC family transcriptional regulator, with protein sequence MEEKQERYTISEKTYQEFIDHTRVLALEERGIVQCGIATCREFFSVYRKNQKKHMLLYTVRGKGWLESGACRYELEPGSLVIVPAGIENGFGMEDETWQIAWVFLSQDKEWSMVNDEIEYQLTPAPEVMYFCIQALLRSINLPIDYGGEVGAHSVAQLELMLNMPHSDSISRNQLKLRRVFDLVQRQLHKEWTVEQLAALYPCSEPHLHRLTQQQFGRSPMAHLTRMRMEYAARLLRSTEWSIQHIGEIVGYPTGANFSTRFKAWSSMTPREFRKNGKLDSNFNE encoded by the coding sequence ATGGAAGAAAAGCAAGAACGTTACACCATTTCAGAAAAGACTTATCAAGAGTTCATCGACCACACTCGCGTGCTTGCTCTTGAAGAAAGAGGCATCGTTCAATGTGGAATCGCCACTTGCCGAGAGTTCTTTTCCGTTTATCGAAAAAACCAGAAGAAACACATGTTGTTGTACACGGTTCGTGGCAAAGGCTGGTTGGAGAGCGGAGCCTGTCGTTATGAACTGGAGCCCGGATCGTTAGTGATCGTGCCAGCAGGTATCGAAAATGGCTTTGGAATGGAAGACGAAACGTGGCAAATCGCGTGGGTGTTTCTTTCCCAAGATAAAGAATGGTCAATGGTGAATGACGAGATTGAGTATCAACTTACGCCAGCACCAGAAGTGATGTATTTCTGTATTCAGGCTCTATTGCGAAGTATCAATCTACCTATCGATTACGGCGGTGAAGTCGGTGCACACAGTGTTGCCCAGTTAGAGCTCATGCTGAATATGCCGCACTCAGATTCCATATCACGCAACCAGTTAAAGTTGCGCCGCGTATTCGATTTGGTTCAGAGACAACTCCATAAAGAATGGACGGTAGAACAACTTGCAGCCTTGTACCCATGCTCTGAACCCCACTTGCATCGTTTGACCCAACAGCAGTTTGGGCGAAGCCCAATGGCACATCTAACTCGGATGCGAATGGAGTATGCTGCGCGTTTGTTGCGCTCAACAGAATGGTCAATTCAGCACATCGGTGAAATAGTAGGGTACCCAACGGGCGCCAACTTCAGTACACGATTCAAAGCTTGGTCGAGCATGACGCCACGTGAATTTAGGAAAAACGGCAAGCTAGATTCAAACTTCAATGAGTGA
- the modA gene encoding molybdate ABC transporter substrate-binding protein gives MKAWKIHACLVAILSVSSTANATTDIKVYAASSMTNAIDDIAQKFEQQYDVKVTPVYGGSSSIARQILNGAPADVFISANTKWMNYLVKSKAVKSDNVTKLVHNSLVLIALQASTVTSFNFSDANAWSQALAGNRLALGNPVSVPAGMYARESLTNLGVWKQLERQVAPAKNVRLALALVERGEAPLGVVYKTDALLTNKVKVVGEFANNTHADIVYPAAIVKDSTQSKQFFEYLKSDDAKQVFVQYGFQ, from the coding sequence ATGAAAGCATGGAAGATTCATGCTTGCCTAGTGGCAATATTGAGCGTTTCATCAACAGCAAACGCAACGACTGATATTAAAGTCTACGCGGCCTCGTCAATGACTAACGCGATTGATGATATCGCGCAAAAGTTTGAGCAACAGTATGACGTAAAAGTCACGCCGGTTTACGGAGGCTCCTCATCCATCGCTCGCCAAATTCTAAACGGCGCACCAGCTGATGTGTTTATCTCTGCAAACACTAAGTGGATGAACTATCTAGTAAAATCAAAAGCAGTAAAGAGTGACAATGTCACTAAATTAGTTCACAACAGTCTCGTTCTTATTGCACTACAAGCTTCAACGGTTACTTCTTTCAACTTTTCAGATGCCAATGCATGGAGTCAAGCATTAGCAGGTAATCGCCTTGCGCTTGGCAACCCGGTCTCGGTGCCTGCTGGTATGTATGCTCGTGAATCTCTTACCAACCTTGGCGTTTGGAAGCAGCTTGAGCGACAAGTGGCGCCAGCAAAAAATGTTCGTCTTGCATTAGCGTTAGTTGAACGCGGTGAGGCACCACTTGGCGTTGTCTACAAAACCGATGCACTCTTAACGAATAAAGTAAAAGTGGTCGGTGAGTTTGCCAATAACACCCACGCGGACATTGTTTATCCAGCGGCAATCGTAAAAGACTCAACGCAATCTAAGCAGTTTTTTGAATACTTGAAATCCGACGATGCCAAACAAGTATTTGTGCAATACGGATTTCAATAA
- a CDS encoding cobyric acid synthase, translating to MKSPIPSLMVQGTTSDAGKSVLVAGLCRVLARKGIKVAPFKPQNMALNSAVTKDGGEIGRAQAVQAQACNVEPTVHMNPVLIKPNSDTGAQIILQGKALSNMDAVGFHDYKRVAMGTVLDSFAKLTDEYESVMIEGAGSPAEINLRENDIANMGFAEEADVPVIIIADIDRGGVFAHLYGTLALLSESEKARVKGFVINRFRGDIGLLESGLDWLEEKTGKPVLGVLPFLHGLNLEAEDAITAEQELSSKVKLNVVVPVLTRISNHTDFDVLRLNPDINLRYVGKGEKIDKADLVILPGTKSVRDDLDYLRSQGWDKDIQRHIRLGGKVIGICGGYQMLGKLIDDPNGVEGSPGKSEGLGLLDITTTLTDSKQLTNTQAQLCLNGKTANVKGYEIHVGRSEVQGAQPLRLSSGEADGAISECGQIMGTYLHGFFDEADVLSLVSEWVNGTQIKQQDFEQLKEQGINRIADAIEQHMNLDFLFK from the coding sequence ATGAAATCACCAATCCCATCATTAATGGTTCAAGGCACCACCTCAGATGCCGGAAAAAGCGTCCTTGTGGCAGGTTTATGCCGTGTCTTAGCCCGAAAAGGGATAAAGGTTGCCCCATTCAAGCCACAGAATATGGCCCTCAATAGCGCAGTAACCAAAGATGGCGGAGAGATTGGGCGTGCTCAAGCCGTTCAGGCCCAAGCTTGCAATGTTGAGCCTACGGTGCACATGAATCCTGTGCTGATTAAGCCTAACAGCGATACAGGTGCTCAGATCATCTTACAAGGCAAAGCATTGTCGAATATGGACGCTGTCGGGTTTCATGATTACAAGAGAGTGGCAATGGGAACGGTGCTGGATTCATTTGCAAAACTAACGGATGAATACGAATCCGTCATGATTGAAGGCGCTGGCAGCCCTGCAGAAATCAACTTAAGAGAGAATGATATCGCGAACATGGGGTTTGCTGAAGAAGCTGACGTACCCGTTATTATTATTGCGGATATCGACCGAGGAGGCGTATTTGCCCACTTGTACGGCACTTTGGCGTTATTATCCGAATCAGAAAAAGCACGCGTTAAAGGCTTCGTGATCAACCGTTTCCGTGGTGACATCGGTTTACTTGAATCTGGCCTTGATTGGTTAGAAGAAAAGACAGGCAAACCAGTGTTGGGGGTATTGCCGTTTCTGCACGGTTTAAACCTAGAGGCAGAAGACGCCATAACGGCAGAGCAAGAGCTGTCTTCAAAAGTGAAACTCAATGTTGTGGTACCCGTATTAACGCGCATTAGTAATCATACCGATTTTGATGTGTTGCGCCTAAACCCAGACATTAATCTTCGCTACGTTGGCAAAGGCGAAAAGATCGACAAAGCCGATCTGGTGATCCTACCGGGAACCAAATCAGTTCGTGATGACTTAGATTATTTGCGCAGCCAAGGCTGGGATAAAGACATTCAACGTCACATTCGTCTGGGCGGCAAAGTCATTGGCATTTGTGGTGGTTACCAGATGCTTGGCAAATTAATTGACGACCCTAATGGCGTCGAAGGCAGTCCAGGGAAGAGTGAAGGGCTTGGGTTGCTAGACATTACTACGACGCTAACCGACAGCAAACAACTGACCAACACACAAGCGCAGCTTTGCTTAAACGGTAAAACAGCGAATGTGAAAGGTTACGAAATCCATGTTGGACGAAGTGAAGTGCAGGGTGCGCAACCTTTGAGGTTAAGTTCTGGCGAAGCAGATGGTGCGATCAGTGAGTGTGGCCAAATTATGGGAACCTACCTACACGGTTTTTTCGATGAGGCCGATGTGTTGAGCCTCGTGTCTGAATGGGTAAACGGCACTCAAATCAAACAGCAAGATTTTGAACAGCTCAAAGAACAGGGCATTAATCGCATTGCAGATGCGATAGAACAACATATGAATCTTGACTTTCTGTTCAAATAA
- a CDS encoding YgiW/YdeI family stress tolerance OB fold protein, producing the protein MKNTVIATIAALAIAPTVAMAKDHNHDQSSIQFNGPVTVEKVDALMKDSSMFTEKDVVVEGNLLRQTRADQFIFSDGSGEIMVELDDDIRLTTPIDQTTKVRLFGEFEGGSKPEIEVEHLVVM; encoded by the coding sequence ATGAAAAACACTGTTATCGCTACTATCGCTGCACTTGCTATCGCTCCTACTGTTGCAATGGCAAAAGACCACAACCATGACCAATCAAGCATTCAATTTAATGGCCCTGTTACGGTTGAGAAAGTCGATGCACTGATGAAAGACTCAAGTATGTTCACCGAAAAAGACGTGGTTGTAGAAGGCAACCTACTTCGTCAAACTCGTGCCGACCAATTTATCTTTAGCGACGGTTCTGGTGAAATCATGGTTGAGCTAGATGATGATATTCGACTAACGACGCCAATCGACCAAACGACAAAAGTACGTCTATTTGGCGAGTTTGAAGGCGGCAGCAAGCCTGAAATTGAAGTTGAACACCTCGTTGTTATGTAA
- the nrdG gene encoding anaerobic ribonucleoside-triphosphate reductase-activating protein → MNYHQYYPIDVVNGPGTRCTLFVSGCVHQCRGCYNQSTQRLDSGVFFTQEAEDKIIADLNDTRIKRRGLSLSGGDPLHPANVPHILKLVKRVREECLGKDIWVWTGYTLEELDDAQREVTQYIDTLIDGKYEQDKRDLNLEWRGSSNQIIHRFTEL, encoded by the coding sequence ATGAATTACCACCAATACTATCCAATCGACGTTGTTAACGGACCAGGTACACGCTGCACGTTATTTGTGTCGGGCTGTGTACACCAGTGCCGCGGCTGTTATAACCAGTCGACGCAACGCTTGGATTCTGGTGTGTTTTTCACGCAAGAAGCGGAAGACAAAATCATTGCAGACCTAAACGACACTCGCATCAAGCGCCGCGGTTTATCTCTGTCTGGTGGTGATCCTTTGCATCCAGCGAACGTGCCGCACATTCTTAAGCTTGTAAAACGCGTAAGAGAAGAGTGCCTAGGCAAAGATATTTGGGTTTGGACAGGTTACACGCTTGAAGAGCTCGACGATGCGCAGCGTGAAGTGACGCAATACATCGACACATTAATCGATGGCAAATACGAGCAAGATAAACGAGACCTCAATCTAGAATGGCGAGGCAGCTCGAATCAAATCATCCATCGATTTACTGAGCTTTAA
- the modC gene encoding molybdenum ABC transporter ATP-binding protein ModC has product MSIEIQFKQSLGETDFDIALSLPGNGISALFGRSGAGKTTLINVISGLVTPKQGKVSIGEHLLFDSDAGINLPTHKRKIGYVFQDSRLFPHYSVKGNLLYGVVEKDDDYFDKVTELLAIKPLLKRFPISLSGGEKQRVAIARALLSKPNLLLMDEPLASLDMPRKREVMPFLEELSEQVNIPIVYVTHSLQEILRLAQHLSILDKGRIMTSGKLEEVWASHAMRPWQSFSDHSSLFEGKIATHHEKYALTCVKLAPNACLWVQKVDGEPDTPIRLQVRANDVSIALEKPVSTSIRNVLLATVASIEELTKGDDKQSITVSLKLDEECHLWATITPWALDDLNLKVGDKVYAQVKGVSVTQRDIALGHH; this is encoded by the coding sequence ATGAGCATAGAAATTCAATTTAAACAATCACTTGGTGAAACTGATTTTGATATCGCCTTATCGTTACCGGGTAACGGAATAAGTGCGTTGTTTGGCCGTTCTGGTGCCGGAAAGACCACACTAATCAACGTTATCAGCGGGTTGGTGACGCCAAAGCAAGGTAAAGTGTCGATTGGTGAACACCTTCTTTTCGATAGTGATGCCGGAATTAATTTACCGACACACAAGCGCAAGATTGGCTATGTATTCCAAGACTCTCGTTTGTTTCCGCATTACTCCGTGAAAGGCAACTTACTCTACGGCGTAGTCGAAAAAGATGATGATTATTTCGATAAAGTGACAGAGCTACTCGCTATTAAACCACTATTGAAGCGCTTCCCAATCTCTTTATCCGGTGGTGAGAAACAACGTGTCGCCATCGCTCGAGCCTTGCTCTCAAAACCTAACCTACTATTGATGGATGAACCATTGGCATCATTAGATATGCCACGTAAGCGCGAAGTGATGCCATTTTTGGAGGAGTTGTCTGAGCAGGTCAACATTCCAATCGTTTACGTTACTCATAGCTTGCAAGAGATCCTTCGCCTGGCACAGCACCTGTCGATTCTCGATAAAGGCAGAATCATGACGTCGGGTAAATTAGAAGAGGTGTGGGCTTCTCATGCCATGCGCCCTTGGCAGTCATTCTCAGACCACAGTAGCTTGTTTGAAGGAAAGATCGCGACTCATCACGAGAAATACGCGTTGACGTGTGTGAAGCTCGCACCAAATGCTTGTCTGTGGGTGCAAAAAGTCGATGGCGAGCCAGATACGCCAATCCGGCTTCAAGTGCGTGCAAACGATGTTTCTATCGCGTTAGAAAAACCGGTCTCTACGTCGATTCGTAACGTGCTACTAGCGACCGTTGCATCTATAGAAGAGCTGACTAAGGGCGACGACAAGCAAAGTATCACCGTTTCACTTAAGTTAGATGAAGAATGCCACTTATGGGCGACGATAACACCGTGGGCATTGGATGACTTGAACTTAAAAGTCGGTGATAAGGTTTATGCGCAAGTTAAAGGTGTGAGTGTCACACAACGCGATATTGCTTTGGGGCACCATTAA
- a CDS encoding amino acid aminotransferase — protein MFSNLPTPVLDPILSLSVAYRGDERPNKVDLGIGVYKNSAGETPIMKAIQMAQEVVVENQKTKSYVGLAGCEEFNQSMIDLLLTGTSATDRVAAIQTPGASGALRMLGDLMKVAQPDTTVWISNPSYVNHKPVMEAAGLKVKFYHYFSPETKQVDTAKMLEDLSKAGPSDVVLLHGCCHNPTGADIDFSAWQAITELSQKNGFTPFVDIAYQGFGDGLEEDAKGLRFMADNVEEMLITTSCSKNFGLYRERTGAAIVIGKNTKDVANAKGKLLTLARSTYTMPPDHGSALVKTILQDANLTSVWKQELNEMQQRLLNLRQTLCNELRNNHNTDQFDFIESHKGMFTVLGFSENQMAQLREDYGIYGVGDGRINIAGLTETHIPYVADAIQKVSQR, from the coding sequence ATGTTTTCTAATCTACCAACTCCTGTATTAGATCCTATTTTATCTCTTTCCGTCGCATACCGCGGCGATGAACGTCCAAACAAGGTTGACCTTGGTATTGGCGTGTACAAAAACAGCGCTGGTGAAACGCCAATCATGAAAGCCATTCAAATGGCACAAGAAGTGGTTGTCGAAAACCAAAAGACCAAATCCTACGTTGGGCTTGCAGGCTGTGAAGAATTCAACCAAAGCATGATCGATCTACTTCTGACGGGTACGTCAGCAACAGATCGTGTGGCAGCGATTCAAACGCCTGGTGCAAGTGGTGCGTTGCGTATGCTGGGTGACCTAATGAAGGTAGCACAACCAGATACGACGGTTTGGATTTCAAACCCAAGCTACGTAAACCACAAGCCAGTGATGGAAGCGGCTGGGCTTAAGGTGAAGTTCTACCATTACTTCTCACCAGAAACGAAACAAGTTGATACGGCGAAAATGCTAGAAGACCTATCTAAAGCAGGTCCTTCTGACGTCGTGCTTCTGCATGGCTGTTGCCACAACCCAACGGGAGCAGATATTGATTTTTCTGCGTGGCAAGCGATTACAGAGCTTTCACAAAAGAACGGTTTTACCCCATTTGTGGATATTGCTTACCAAGGTTTTGGTGACGGTCTAGAGGAAGACGCAAAAGGTCTCCGCTTTATGGCTGACAACGTTGAAGAAATGCTGATCACAACCTCATGTTCTAAGAACTTTGGTTTGTACCGTGAACGTACTGGTGCTGCAATTGTGATCGGTAAAAACACGAAAGACGTGGCAAATGCAAAAGGTAAGCTTCTTACATTAGCTCGTTCAACTTACACTATGCCGCCAGATCACGGTTCTGCATTGGTGAAAACCATTCTTCAAGATGCCAACCTTACTTCTGTTTGGAAACAAGAATTGAACGAAATGCAGCAACGCTTGCTGAATCTTCGTCAAACTTTGTGTAACGAATTGAGAAACAACCATAATACAGATCAATTTGATTTCATTGAGAGTCACAAAGGCATGTTTACTGTGCTAGGCTTTAGTGAAAACCAAATGGCGCAACTGCGTGAAGATTATGGCATTTATGGTGTCGGTGATGGTCGTATCAACATCGCTGGTTTGACCGAAACTCATATTCCTTACGTTGCTGACGCGATCCAAAAAGTATCTCAACGTTAA
- the tnpA gene encoding IS200/IS605 family transposase has product MSRYNQASHVFWRCQYHIVWTPKYRFRILKNNIGKEVYRCIYVYCNQLGCEVVELNIQVDHVHLVVKIPPKLSISKLMGVLKGKIALKLFSKFPHLRKNRLWGNHFWQRGYFVDSVGINEEIIRRYVRHQEKQERVEQHQLALD; this is encoded by the coding sequence ATGAGTAGATACAATCAAGCTTCCCACGTATTTTGGCGATGTCAATATCATATAGTGTGGACTCCAAAGTATCGATTTAGGATCTTGAAGAACAATATAGGTAAAGAAGTTTATCGATGTATTTATGTTTACTGTAATCAACTTGGATGTGAAGTAGTAGAGTTAAATATACAAGTTGACCACGTGCATTTAGTAGTAAAGATTCCACCAAAGCTATCGATATCCAAGTTGATGGGGGTATTGAAAGGCAAAATAGCCTTAAAGCTATTTAGTAAGTTTCCTCATCTCAGGAAGAACAGGCTTTGGGGTAATCACTTTTGGCAAAGAGGCTATTTTGTCGATAGTGTAGGAATCAATGAAGAAATCATACGCCGATATGTAAGACACCAAGAGAAGCAAGAGCGAGTAGAGCAGCACCAGTTGGCGTTGGATTAA